From a single Brassica napus cultivar Da-Ae unplaced genomic scaffold, Da-Ae ScsIHWf_2098;HRSCAF=2750, whole genome shotgun sequence genomic region:
- the LOC125600025 gene encoding uncharacterized protein LOC125600025, giving the protein MKKAQDGQKKYADQSRREKGNDRFGKVGKLALRFIGPYKIIRKVGEVAYRLDLPDDMRLHHVFHVSMLRKHIRDPSTVEPERLEELRTNLTYLEGPIRLGERRIRKLKNREIAQVQVFWGRQNRIHVTWEDEARYKTDHPEFF; this is encoded by the exons ATGAAGAAGGCTCAGGACGGTCAGAAGAAGTACGCAGACCAGtcaagaagagag AAAGGGAATGACAGATTTGGCAAGGTCGGGAAACTTGCGCTCAGGTTCATTGGCCCGTACAAGATCATCAGGAAAGTTGGTGAGGTAGCTTACCGTTTGGATTTGCCAGATGATATGCGTCTACATCATGTATTTCATGTTTCCATGCTTCGGAAACATATACGGGATCCAAGTACTGTTGAACCCGAGAGACTAGAGGAGTTGAGGACAAACCTTACGTATCTGGAAGGACCCATCAGATTGGGAGAACGGCGTATTCGGAAGCTGAAGAATCGTGAGATTGCTCAAGTACAAGTGTTCTGGGGAAGACAAAACAGGATTCATGTTACTTGGGAAGATGAAGCACGATATAAAACCGATCACCCTGAGTTCTTCTGA